The following proteins come from a genomic window of Pseudomonas sp. J452:
- a CDS encoding urease accessory protein UreD, whose amino-acid sequence MFTPSWHAELELGYARQGDATRPVQRRHLGPLRVQKHLYAEGPEVCQHIIVHPPGGIAGGDRLHISASLGEHAWAQLTSPGAAKWYRASGPAYQQLELQVAAGATLEWLPQETIVYAGAQAELSTRIDLEGDARLCYWDMVALGRPAAGERFDAGHFQAQLDIRRDGQLLWHERQRISGNDGLLDSPIGLAGQPVFATLLISGELSAELLERCRTLPSPVRGDLSQLPGLLVARCLAGEALHARAWLIELWRLLRPELLGRAAVPPRIWST is encoded by the coding sequence CTGTTTACTCCCAGCTGGCATGCCGAGCTGGAGCTCGGCTATGCGCGCCAGGGTGACGCCACGCGGCCCGTGCAGCGCCGCCACCTCGGCCCGCTGCGGGTGCAGAAGCACCTGTACGCCGAAGGCCCCGAGGTGTGCCAGCACATCATCGTCCACCCGCCGGGCGGGATTGCCGGTGGCGATCGCCTGCACATCAGCGCCAGCCTCGGCGAGCACGCCTGGGCCCAGCTGACCAGCCCCGGCGCCGCCAAGTGGTACCGCGCCAGCGGGCCGGCCTATCAGCAGCTGGAACTGCAGGTAGCCGCCGGCGCCACCCTGGAATGGCTACCGCAGGAAACCATCGTCTACGCCGGCGCCCAGGCCGAACTGAGCACCCGCATCGACCTCGAGGGCGACGCCCGTTTGTGCTACTGGGATATGGTCGCCCTCGGCCGCCCGGCGGCCGGCGAACGCTTCGACGCCGGTCATTTCCAGGCCCAGCTGGATATCCGTCGCGACGGCCAGCTGCTCTGGCACGAACGCCAGCGCATCAGCGGCAACGACGGCCTGCTCGACTCACCGATCGGTCTGGCCGGCCAACCGGTATTCGCCACCCTGCTGATCAGCGGCGAACTCTCCGCCGAACTGCTGGAACGCTGCCGCACCCTCCCCAGCCCGGTGCGCGGCGACCTCAGCCAGCTGCCGGGCCTGCTGGTCGCCCGCTGCCTGGCCGGCGAGGCGCTGCATGCGCGCGCCTGGCTGATCGAACTCTGGCGCCTGCTGCGCCCTGAACTACTGGGGCGCGCCGCCGTGCCCCCACGAATCTGGAGTACCTGA
- the ureA gene encoding urease subunit gamma, translating to MDLSPREKDKLLIFTAGLVAERRLARGVKLNYPEAMAYISAALLEGARDGQTVAELMHFGTTLLTREQVMEGIPEMIPEIQVEATFPDGTKLVTVHQPIP from the coding sequence ATGGACCTTTCGCCCCGCGAGAAAGACAAGCTGCTGATCTTCACCGCCGGCCTGGTCGCCGAGCGGCGCCTGGCCCGCGGCGTGAAACTCAACTACCCGGAAGCCATGGCCTACATCAGCGCCGCCCTGCTCGAAGGCGCCCGCGACGGCCAGACCGTGGCCGAGCTGATGCACTTCGGTACCACCCTGCTGACTCGTGAGCAGGTGATGGAAGGCATCCCGGAAATGATCCCGGAAATCCAGGTCGAGGCCACCTTTCCGGATGGCACCAAGCTAGTCACCGTCCACCAGCCGATCCCATGA
- a CDS encoding GNAT family N-acetyltransferase: protein MSISIRDARDSDLEAIRDIFNDAVLNTTAIWMDATVDLANRQAWLAARRQQGYPVLVAVDAEDHVLGYAVYGDWRPFDGFCNTVENSLYVQAEQRGRGLGVLLLGALIERSKEGGKHVMVAAIESGNSASIGLHQRFGFTITGQMPQVGRKFGRWLDLTFMQLILTPERSAP, encoded by the coding sequence ATGAGCATCTCGATTCGCGACGCCCGCGACAGCGACCTGGAAGCCATCCGCGACATCTTCAACGATGCGGTGCTCAACACCACGGCAATCTGGATGGATGCCACCGTCGACCTGGCCAACCGCCAAGCCTGGCTCGCCGCGCGCCGCCAGCAGGGTTACCCGGTGCTGGTGGCGGTGGATGCCGAGGACCACGTGCTCGGCTATGCCGTCTATGGCGACTGGCGGCCCTTCGATGGCTTCTGCAACACCGTGGAGAACTCGCTGTACGTGCAGGCCGAGCAGCGTGGCCGCGGCCTCGGCGTGCTGCTGCTCGGCGCCCTGATCGAACGCTCCAAAGAAGGCGGCAAGCATGTGATGGTCGCCGCCATCGAGAGCGGCAACAGCGCCTCCATCGGCCTGCACCAGCGCTTTGGTTTCACCATCACCGGGCAGATGCCCCAGGTCGGCCGCAAGTTCGGCCGCTGGCTGGATCTGACCTTCATGCAACTGATTCTGACCCCGGAGCGGAGCGCGCCATGA
- a CDS encoding GNAT family N-acetyltransferase: MMPIIQRLGAHDFASHRAGLIELLLDAVTHGASVGFLADLDQAEASAYFDQVLAGLGDGSLLLWVAVEDGRVLGSVQLGLCQKRNGLNRAEVQKLLVHSGARRRGIARQLMQRLQGEAVELKRGLLYLDTEAGSDAEPFYQALGYTSIGGLPDYACGPDGTYRTNAIYYKTLSRPQP; this comes from the coding sequence ATGATGCCCATAATCCAGCGCCTCGGCGCCCACGACTTTGCGTCCCATCGCGCCGGCCTGATCGAGCTGCTGCTGGATGCCGTCACCCATGGCGCCTCGGTGGGCTTTCTCGCCGACCTCGACCAGGCCGAGGCCAGCGCCTACTTCGACCAGGTACTGGCCGGTCTGGGCGATGGCTCGCTGCTGCTCTGGGTCGCCGTGGAAGACGGCCGCGTGCTGGGCAGCGTGCAGCTGGGCCTGTGCCAGAAGCGCAACGGACTCAACCGCGCCGAAGTGCAGAAGTTACTGGTACACAGCGGTGCCCGCCGTCGCGGCATCGCCCGCCAACTGATGCAGCGCCTGCAAGGCGAAGCCGTCGAACTCAAGCGCGGCCTGCTCTATTTGGATACCGAGGCCGGCAGCGACGCCGAACCCTTCTACCAGGCCCTGGGCTACACCAGCATCGGCGGCCTGCCCGACTACGCCTGCGGCCCGGACGGCACCTACCGGACCAACGCCATCTACTACAAGACCCTGTCGAGGCCCCAGCCATGA
- a CDS encoding urease subunit beta, which produces MIPGEYQIQDGEIELNAGRRTLRVTVANSGDRPIQVGSHFHFFETNDALTFDRAPTRGMRLNIAAGTAVRFEPGQSREVELVELAGDRRVYGFAGRIMGAL; this is translated from the coding sequence ATGATTCCCGGCGAATACCAGATCCAGGACGGCGAGATCGAACTCAACGCCGGCCGCCGCACCCTGCGCGTGACTGTGGCCAATAGCGGCGACCGGCCAATCCAGGTCGGCTCGCACTTCCACTTCTTCGAAACCAACGACGCGCTGACGTTTGACCGTGCGCCGACCCGAGGCATGCGCCTGAATATCGCCGCCGGCACTGCGGTGCGCTTCGAGCCGGGCCAGTCGCGTGAAGTCGAGCTGGTCGAGCTGGCGGGTGACCGTCGCGTCTACGGTTTTGCCGGTCGCATCATGGGAGCGTTGTAA
- the ureC gene encoding urease subunit alpha produces the protein MKISRQAYADMFGPTVGDKVRLADTNLWIEVEKDFTTYGDEVKFGGGKVIRDGMGQSQLCAADVVDTVITNALIIDHWGIVKADVGLKNGRIAAIGKAGNPDIQPNVTIAIGGASEVIAGEGMILTAGGVDTHIHFICPQQIEEALMSGTTTMIGGGTGPATGTYATTVTPGPWHMAMMLKAADAFPMNIGFTGKGNVSLPEPLIEQVKAGAIGLKLHEDWGTTPAAIDNCLSVADEYDVQVAIHTDTLNESGFVETTLGAFKGRTIHTYHTEGAGGGHAPDIIKACGFPNVLPSSTNPTRPFTKNTIDEHLDMLMVCHHLDPSIAEDVAFAESRIRRETIAAEDILHDLGAFSMISSDSQAMGRVGEVITRTWQTADKMKQQRGPLPEDQPGNDNFRVKRYIAKYTINPAITHGISHEVGSIEVGKFADLVLWRPAFFGVKPTLILKGGAIAASLMGDANASIPTPQPVHYRPMFGSYAGMLHATSLTFISQAAFDAGVPEQLGLQKQIGVVKGCRTVTKADLIHNDYLPDIEVDPQNYQVKADGQLLWCEPSEVLPLAQRYFLF, from the coding sequence ATGAAGATTTCCCGCCAAGCCTACGCCGACATGTTCGGCCCCACCGTCGGCGACAAGGTGCGCCTGGCCGACACCAACCTGTGGATCGAGGTCGAAAAGGACTTCACCACCTACGGCGATGAAGTGAAGTTCGGCGGCGGCAAGGTGATCCGCGACGGCATGGGCCAGAGCCAGCTGTGCGCGGCGGACGTGGTCGACACGGTGATCACCAACGCGCTGATCATCGACCACTGGGGCATCGTCAAGGCCGACGTCGGCCTCAAGAACGGACGCATCGCCGCGATCGGCAAGGCTGGGAATCCGGACATCCAGCCGAACGTGACCATCGCCATCGGCGGCGCCAGCGAAGTGATCGCCGGCGAAGGCATGATCCTCACCGCTGGCGGCGTCGACACCCATATCCACTTCATCTGCCCGCAGCAGATCGAAGAAGCCTTGATGAGCGGCACCACCACCATGATCGGCGGCGGCACCGGGCCGGCCACCGGCACCTACGCCACCACCGTGACGCCGGGGCCGTGGCACATGGCGATGATGCTCAAGGCCGCCGACGCCTTCCCGATGAACATCGGCTTTACCGGCAAGGGCAACGTCTCGCTGCCCGAGCCGTTGATCGAACAGGTCAAGGCCGGCGCCATTGGTCTGAAGCTGCACGAAGACTGGGGCACCACGCCGGCGGCCATCGACAACTGCCTGAGCGTGGCCGATGAGTACGATGTGCAGGTGGCGATTCACACCGACACCCTGAATGAATCCGGCTTCGTCGAAACCACCCTGGGCGCCTTCAAGGGCCGCACCATCCACACCTACCACACCGAAGGTGCCGGCGGCGGCCATGCGCCGGATATCATCAAGGCCTGTGGCTTCCCTAACGTGCTGCCCAGCTCGACCAACCCGACCCGGCCGTTCACCAAGAACACCATCGACGAACACCTGGACATGCTGATGGTCTGCCACCACCTCGACCCAAGCATCGCCGAGGACGTCGCCTTTGCCGAAAGCCGCATCCGCCGCGAGACCATTGCTGCCGAAGACATCCTGCATGACCTCGGTGCGTTCAGCATGATCAGCTCCGACAGCCAGGCCATGGGCCGCGTCGGCGAAGTGATTACCCGCACCTGGCAGACCGCCGACAAGATGAAGCAGCAGCGCGGCCCGCTGCCTGAAGATCAGCCCGGTAACGACAATTTCCGCGTCAAGCGCTACATCGCCAAGTACACCATCAACCCGGCGATCACCCACGGCATCAGCCACGAAGTGGGCTCCATCGAAGTGGGCAAGTTCGCCGACCTGGTGCTCTGGCGTCCGGCGTTCTTCGGCGTGAAACCGACACTGATCCTCAAGGGTGGCGCCATCGCCGCCAGCCTGATGGGCGACGCCAATGCCTCGATCCCGACCCCGCAACCGGTGCACTACCGGCCGATGTTCGGCAGCTACGCCGGCATGCTGCATGCCACCAGCCTGACCTTTATCAGCCAGGCCGCCTTCGACGCCGGGGTGCCAGAACAGCTGGGGTTGCAGAAGCAGATCGGCGTGGTCAAAGGCTGCCGCACGGTGACCAAGGCCGATCTGATCCACAACGACTACCTGCCCGATATCGAGGTCGATCCGCAGAACTACCAGGTCAAGGCCGACGGCCAACTGCTCTGGTGCGAACCGTCCGAAGTGCTGCCGCTGGCGCAGCGTTACTTCCTGTTCTAA
- a CDS encoding TatD family hydrolase, whose protein sequence is MHLIDTHTHLDFPDFAADRSELLARSRSRGVEKLVVLGVYQANWQRLWQLVQSDSGLYAAFGLHPLYLDQHRPEHLSELRDWLDRLAAHPQLCAVGEFGLDYFLEQLDRSRQQTLFEAQLALAAEYELPALLHVRRAHAQTIATLKRYRLTRGGIIHAFAGSYEEAREYLKLGFRLGLGGAPTWPQALRLRQVVARLPLDAIVLETDSPDMAPAMHPNQRNSPEFLPDICSALAELRGISAQELASASSRNAAELFGWTPAS, encoded by the coding sequence ATGCACCTGATCGACACCCACACCCACCTCGACTTCCCCGACTTCGCGGCCGACCGCAGCGAGCTGCTGGCGCGCAGCCGCAGCCGGGGCGTGGAGAAACTGGTGGTGCTCGGCGTGTACCAGGCCAACTGGCAGCGCCTGTGGCAGCTGGTGCAAAGTGACAGCGGCCTGTACGCCGCCTTCGGCCTGCACCCGCTCTACCTGGATCAGCACCGGCCCGAACACCTGAGCGAGCTGCGCGACTGGCTCGACCGCCTGGCCGCTCATCCGCAGCTGTGCGCAGTCGGCGAGTTCGGCCTGGACTACTTTCTCGAACAGCTCGACCGCTCGCGCCAGCAAACCCTGTTCGAGGCCCAACTGGCCCTGGCCGCCGAATACGAGCTACCGGCCCTGCTGCATGTGCGCCGCGCCCACGCACAGACCATCGCCACCCTCAAACGCTATCGACTCACACGGGGCGGCATCATCCATGCGTTCGCCGGCAGCTACGAGGAGGCCCGCGAATACCTCAAGCTGGGCTTCAGGCTCGGCCTCGGCGGTGCGCCGACCTGGCCACAGGCATTGCGCCTGCGCCAGGTAGTAGCCCGCCTGCCGCTGGATGCCATAGTGCTGGAGACCGACTCACCTGACATGGCGCCCGCCATGCACCCCAACCAACGCAACAGCCCGGAGTTCCTCCCCGATATCTGCAGCGCCCTGGCCGAGCTGCGCGGCATCAGTGCGCAGGAGCTGGCCAGCGCCAGCAGCCGCAACGCCGCCGAGCTATTCGGCTGGACACCAGCTTCGTAG
- a CDS encoding methyl-accepting chemotaxis protein, with the protein MNQMSATAQEVARSAAAAVESAQSVNNETVNGRAMVESQVGSIQRLANEIDQSVSVINQLAADSASISQVLEVIKGIAGQTNLLALNAAIEAARAGEQGRGFAVVADEVRNLAKRTHQSTEEIEQMIGRLQNGVGATVTAMNGSHQMVESTVSQSANVQQALENILGAVGMIVDQNQQIAAAAEQQTAVAHDIDMNIVEINQAGERTAEGAVQTEQASRQLSDQVSRLKELISAFRV; encoded by the coding sequence ATGAACCAGATGTCCGCCACCGCTCAGGAAGTGGCACGCAGCGCCGCCGCCGCAGTCGAAAGCGCGCAGAGCGTCAACAACGAAACGGTCAACGGCCGCGCTATGGTCGAGTCGCAGGTTGGCAGCATCCAGCGTCTGGCCAACGAGATCGATCAGTCGGTCAGCGTGATCAACCAGCTGGCAGCCGACAGTGCGTCGATCAGCCAGGTGCTGGAAGTGATCAAGGGCATCGCCGGACAGACCAACCTGCTGGCGCTCAACGCCGCCATCGAGGCGGCGCGTGCCGGTGAGCAGGGTCGCGGCTTTGCCGTGGTCGCCGACGAGGTGCGCAACCTGGCCAAACGTACGCACCAGTCCACCGAAGAGATCGAACAGATGATTGGCCGCCTGCAAAATGGTGTTGGCGCCACGGTGACGGCCATGAACGGCAGCCACCAGATGGTGGAAAGCACCGTCAGCCAGTCGGCCAACGTGCAGCAGGCGCTGGAGAATATCCTCGGCGCGGTGGGCATGATCGTCGATCAGAACCAGCAAATTGCTGCCGCTGCCGAACAGCAGACCGCCGTGGCCCACGATATCGACATGAACATCGTCGAGATCAACCAGGCCGGCGAGCGCACGGCCGAAGGCGCGGTGCAGACCGAGCAGGCCAGCCGTCAGCTGTCCGATCAGGTCAGCCGGCTGAAGGAGCTGATCAGCGCCTTCCGTGTCTGA
- a CDS encoding ROK family protein: MRAQFRFGIDLGGTKTEIIALEGSDERLRRRLPTPQGDYAACLQTIAQLVRQAEHDLGGSGTVGIGIPGTRSPDHGRIKNANSVCLIGQDLQGDLEQLLQRPIRLANDADCFALSEASDGAGAGADCVFGVILGTGVGGGIVIHGRLLGGPNAIAGEWGHNTLPWRAPADGPSRRCYCGLDDCIETFLSGPGWATRSNLDLTAEQLARAAQAGEPAAQQALQRYCEQLARSLASVINILDPQVIVLGGGLSNIQALYEQVPPLLVRHVFSDQVNTRLLPARHGDSSGVRGAAWLWP; encoded by the coding sequence ATGCGCGCACAGTTTCGCTTCGGTATTGATTTGGGTGGCACCAAGACTGAAATCATCGCCCTGGAAGGCTCCGACGAACGGTTACGGCGCCGCCTGCCAACCCCGCAGGGCGATTACGCCGCCTGCCTGCAGACCATCGCGCAACTGGTCCGCCAAGCCGAGCATGACCTGGGCGGCAGCGGCACCGTCGGCATTGGCATCCCCGGTACGCGCTCGCCGGATCATGGGCGGATCAAGAACGCCAACTCGGTGTGCCTGATTGGCCAGGACCTGCAGGGCGACCTGGAGCAGCTGCTGCAACGCCCGATACGCCTGGCCAACGATGCCGACTGTTTTGCCCTGTCGGAAGCCAGCGATGGCGCGGGAGCCGGGGCCGACTGCGTATTCGGGGTGATCCTTGGCACAGGGGTGGGTGGCGGCATTGTGATCCATGGCCGCCTGCTCGGCGGACCGAACGCCATTGCCGGCGAATGGGGGCATAACACACTGCCCTGGCGCGCCCCGGCCGATGGCCCGTCCAGGCGCTGCTACTGCGGCCTGGATGACTGTATCGAAACCTTTCTCAGCGGTCCGGGCTGGGCCACTCGCAGCAACCTGGACCTGACAGCCGAGCAACTGGCCAGGGCCGCACAGGCTGGCGAACCTGCCGCACAACAAGCGCTACAGCGCTATTGCGAGCAACTGGCGCGCAGCCTGGCCTCGGTGATCAACATTCTCGACCCGCAGGTGATCGTGCTCGGCGGTGGCCTGTCGAACATTCAGGCACTGTATGAACAGGTGCCACCACTGCTGGTGCGCCATGTGTTCTCCGACCAGGTCAACACCCGCCTGCTGCCCGCCCGCCATGGCGACTCCAGCGGAGTGCGCGGCGCCGCCTGGCTATGGCCGTAA
- the ampE gene encoding regulatory signaling modulator protein AmpE translates to MNFLVLLLVLWVEKFSAGRRRIQQDGLWLQQLAKVEISQQGAPWIALAVLVALPLLVLGGLLLILQPVAYGWLALPVHLLVLVYSLGRGDVLAALGPFRDAWRRGDDQAALHVAERDLGVAADSEAELLLRVQGYELWQAYQGFFAVIFWYALLGPLVPLAYRLLALTAEHATQADLAERAGQLRHALDWLPVRVLAASFALVGNFAAVSRAVLHDLLSWELAAQQLLVNAGRAASELPEPQAGEPGVNSLDELWQLLVRSAMLWYAAFAVWILLL, encoded by the coding sequence ATGAACTTTCTGGTGCTGCTGCTGGTGCTCTGGGTTGAGAAGTTCTCTGCCGGACGTCGGCGTATTCAGCAGGATGGTCTGTGGCTGCAGCAGTTGGCCAAAGTCGAGATCAGCCAGCAGGGCGCGCCCTGGATTGCCCTGGCTGTGCTGGTGGCGTTGCCGCTGCTGGTGCTCGGCGGCTTGCTGCTGATCCTTCAGCCGGTGGCCTATGGCTGGCTGGCGCTACCGGTGCATCTGCTGGTGCTGGTGTACAGCCTGGGGCGTGGCGATGTGCTGGCCGCGCTGGGGCCGTTCCGCGATGCCTGGCGGCGGGGCGATGACCAGGCCGCGCTGCATGTGGCCGAGCGTGATCTCGGCGTTGCGGCCGATAGCGAGGCCGAATTGCTGCTGCGGGTACAGGGCTATGAGTTGTGGCAGGCCTACCAGGGCTTCTTTGCGGTGATCTTCTGGTACGCGCTGCTCGGTCCGCTGGTGCCGCTGGCTTACCGGCTGCTGGCGCTGACGGCCGAACACGCGACCCAGGCTGATCTGGCCGAACGTGCCGGGCAGTTGCGGCATGCCCTGGACTGGCTGCCCGTGCGGGTGCTGGCCGCCAGTTTTGCCCTGGTCGGCAACTTTGCCGCGGTCAGCCGCGCCGTGTTGCATGATCTGCTGAGCTGGGAGCTGGCGGCGCAGCAGTTGCTGGTCAATGCCGGACGTGCCGCCAGCGAGTTGCCTGAGCCGCAGGCTGGCGAGCCGGGCGTCAACAGCCTGGATGAGCTGTGGCAGCTGCTGGTGCGGTCGGCGATGCTCTGGTACGCCGCGTTTGCCGTGTGGATTCTGTTGCTGTAA
- the ampD gene encoding 1,6-anhydro-N-acetylmuramyl-L-alanine amidase AmpD, whose translation MQLDPVSGWYADAQHCPSTNCNARPQGEISLLVIHNISLPPGQFGTGKVQQFFQNQLPVDEHPYFAGIAHLQVSAHFLIERDGAVTQFVSCNERAWHAGVSSFEGRENCNDFSLGIELEGTDDQPFSDAQYAALAILARQLLQAYPALGIERICGHSDVAPGRKTDPGPYFDWPRLRAALLDQGER comes from the coding sequence ATGCAGCTGGACCCCGTCAGCGGTTGGTATGCCGATGCGCAGCACTGCCCATCAACGAATTGCAATGCGCGCCCGCAGGGTGAGATTTCTCTGCTGGTGATCCATAACATCAGTCTGCCGCCCGGCCAGTTCGGCACCGGCAAGGTGCAGCAGTTCTTTCAGAATCAGCTGCCGGTCGATGAGCATCCCTACTTCGCCGGCATAGCTCATCTGCAGGTCTCGGCGCATTTCCTCATCGAGCGTGACGGGGCGGTTACCCAGTTTGTCTCCTGTAATGAGCGGGCTTGGCATGCCGGCGTTTCCAGCTTCGAAGGGCGTGAGAACTGCAATGATTTCTCCCTCGGTATCGAGCTGGAAGGTACCGACGACCAGCCATTCAGTGATGCCCAGTACGCGGCGCTGGCCATACTGGCGCGCCAGCTACTGCAGGCTTACCCGGCGCTCGGTATCGAGCGCATCTGCGGGCATAGCGATGTCGCCCCGGGGCGCAAGACCGACCCGGGCCCCTATTTTGATTGGCCGCGTCTGCGCGCGGCCCTGCTGGACCAAGGAGAGCGGTAG
- a CDS encoding DUF1631 domain-containing protein: MQTDAKVVHLNKAAPEHSPTSQAGRLPVALIQVRDKAAQQLKLALQALFDNADDTLFEMADRAASNAEQNGFFEAMRDLRLKRKSIERGFLQKIFESFATLNQYELGKAAPQLGTVSFESLSLVQDDVLEESVALDAMVARVISRDGVALTHLTTRLNTLISQKLEDKSNPLGPRALCEQFMALCAGLGVEIRVKLIVLKLFEKYVLADLDQLYAAANQQLVELGVLPELKSAPPARRNTAGRTAPGNRAAREASAGEASAAAYADEGVQEVFGVLQELLAEVRGSAAMPRRAAPADAVPISSNDLMRLLSHMQQRLPAGSGQSTDDFDLRNQLEQLLTRASAKSGKARVVGEIDEDVINLVSMLFEFILDDRTLPDSLKALIGRLQIPMLKVAVLDKTFFSRGSHPARRLLNEIASAALGWSAQDDAQRDSLYQRIDQVVQRLLNDFTDDPTIFSDLLAEFLAFTGDERRRSDLLEQRTRDAEEGRAKAELARQQVEQALNARLLGKTLPEVVVRLLQEGWSKVLQLTCLKHGSESAEWQAALVVMDDLVWSVELHEEPEDRVRLLELVPNLLKALREGLAGAAIDPFVTSEFFSQLESVHVQAFQRFKRVVPEPDVEVEQFLPTDDASAESAVEVAPLLELPAAEPVVEAPAMVEVVEEIVLLAPGEVREREPEASLPDDDQALLQVDSLRVGSWVEIQEDEEHKLRCKLAAIIKPTGKYIFVNRTGMKVLEKTRMGLAVEFRRAAIRMLDDALLFDRALESVIGNLRKLKNA, encoded by the coding sequence ATGCAGACCGACGCGAAAGTGGTGCACCTGAACAAGGCTGCCCCTGAGCACTCGCCAACTTCGCAGGCAGGAAGGCTTCCCGTGGCCCTAATTCAGGTACGCGACAAGGCAGCGCAACAGCTCAAGCTCGCGCTGCAGGCACTGTTCGATAATGCCGATGACACGCTCTTCGAGATGGCTGACCGTGCTGCCAGCAACGCCGAACAGAATGGCTTCTTCGAGGCCATGCGCGATTTACGCCTGAAGCGCAAATCCATCGAGCGTGGCTTCCTGCAGAAGATCTTTGAAAGCTTTGCCACCCTCAATCAGTATGAGCTCGGCAAGGCGGCGCCACAGTTGGGCACGGTATCCTTCGAGAGTCTCTCTCTGGTTCAGGATGATGTGCTGGAGGAATCCGTGGCGCTGGATGCCATGGTCGCGCGCGTGATCAGCCGCGATGGCGTGGCCCTGACTCATCTGACCACGCGCTTGAATACGCTGATCAGCCAGAAGCTGGAGGACAAGAGCAATCCTCTCGGGCCGCGTGCACTCTGCGAACAGTTCATGGCGCTTTGTGCCGGCCTGGGCGTGGAGATTCGCGTCAAGCTGATCGTGCTCAAGCTCTTCGAAAAATATGTACTGGCCGATCTCGATCAGCTGTATGCCGCGGCCAACCAGCAGTTGGTCGAGTTGGGTGTGCTGCCGGAGCTCAAATCGGCGCCGCCGGCTCGACGCAATACAGCTGGGCGCACGGCCCCCGGCAATCGCGCAGCGCGTGAAGCCTCTGCGGGCGAGGCGAGTGCCGCTGCCTATGCGGATGAAGGCGTGCAGGAAGTATTCGGTGTTCTGCAAGAGTTGCTTGCCGAGGTGCGTGGCAGCGCTGCCATGCCGCGGCGTGCGGCCCCTGCTGATGCCGTGCCGATCTCCAGTAATGATCTGATGCGCCTGCTGTCGCACATGCAGCAGCGCTTGCCGGCAGGTAGCGGGCAAAGTACGGATGACTTCGATCTGCGCAACCAGCTCGAACAGTTGCTGACCCGTGCCAGTGCCAAAAGTGGCAAGGCGCGCGTGGTGGGCGAGATTGATGAGGATGTGATCAACCTGGTGTCGATGCTGTTCGAGTTCATCCTCGACGACCGCACCTTGCCCGACTCGCTGAAGGCGCTGATCGGGCGCCTGCAGATTCCCATGCTCAAGGTCGCCGTGCTGGACAAGACCTTCTTCAGTCGTGGCAGTCACCCGGCCCGTCGTCTGCTCAACGAGATTGCCTCGGCCGCCCTCGGCTGGAGTGCTCAGGATGATGCGCAGCGCGATAGCCTGTATCAGCGTATCGACCAGGTGGTACAGCGCCTGCTGAATGACTTCACCGATGACCCGACCATCTTTTCCGATCTGCTCGCCGAGTTTTTGGCCTTTACCGGCGATGAGCGCCGGCGCAGTGACCTGTTGGAGCAGCGCACGCGGGATGCCGAAGAGGGTCGTGCCAAGGCCGAGCTGGCGCGCCAGCAGGTCGAGCAGGCGCTGAATGCCCGGCTGCTTGGCAAGACCTTGCCGGAAGTCGTGGTGCGTTTGCTGCAAGAGGGCTGGAGTAAGGTTCTGCAGCTGACCTGTCTGAAGCACGGCAGCGAGTCTGCCGAGTGGCAGGCGGCGCTAGTGGTGATGGATGATCTGGTGTGGAGCGTTGAGCTGCATGAGGAGCCGGAAGATCGCGTGCGCCTGCTGGAGTTGGTGCCGAATCTGCTGAAAGCCCTGCGCGAGGGGCTGGCCGGTGCGGCCATCGATCCGTTTGTCACCAGCGAGTTCTTCAGTCAGCTGGAGTCCGTGCATGTGCAGGCTTTCCAGCGCTTCAAGCGCGTCGTGCCTGAGCCCGATGTAGAAGTCGAACAATTTCTGCCGACGGATGATGCGTCGGCCGAGTCCGCAGTTGAGGTGGCGCCTCTCCTTGAGCTGCCGGCTGCTGAGCCTGTTGTTGAAGCGCCGGCGATGGTCGAGGTGGTCGAGGAAATCGTGCTGCTGGCGCCGGGTGAAGTGCGTGAGCGCGAGCCCGAGGCCAGTTTGCCGGATGATGATCAGGCCCTGCTGCAGGTCGACAGTCTGCGCGTTGGCAGCTGGGTGGAAATCCAGGAAGACGAGGAGCACAAACTGCGCTGCAAGCTGGCGGCGATCATCAAGCCGACTGGCAAGTACATCTTCGTCAATCGTACCGGCATGAAGGTGCTGGAGAAAACCCGCATGGGCCTGGCCGTGGAGTTCCGGCGTGCGGCGATTCGCATGCTCGATGATGCGCTGTTGTTCGATCGCGCCCTGGAGTCGGTGATTGGCAATCTGCGCAAACTGAAGAACGCCTGA